From a region of the Pieris rapae chromosome 22, ilPieRapa1.1, whole genome shotgun sequence genome:
- the LOC110996552 gene encoding zinc transporter 9, with translation MIPFATAIFSRYVGSRYFQIRSTTSFYLSTSRICRKVNYKIGFSTKTVRYVHISAYNNCKSEAKKSQEQEQAKENNSLKVSEIITKSKDKIVVKTETDESKKVTKVTIERPKEAASPSSQTVAPPAKKRLLIDFSASYTERNFITPMRAMTEYLLKQSDLESLPKVLRRSPYESEPPITVYYRKDVEAKAIEVWTSKESLEKELLRRELDRRRYEQDVFTVKRRLRNYRREMGHKRLKHGVEEMGLKTVSGRVVLTAVAINGCNFVFKLCAWLYTGSHSLFSECIHSLADTVNQLILAYGIHKSVQIADPDHPYGYTNMRYVSSLISGVGIFCVGCGLSFYHGVTGILDPQPLHDFYWAYFVLGGAVVSEGATLMVALSAIRKGAKEANMSLYDYVIRSSDPSVNVVLFEDTAAVAGVIVAGSCMAISQYTGNPLPDAIGSLLVGTLLGGVASFIILSNVGALIGRSIRQEQLDEINSVLERDFMIRAIHDVKGIDIGSNLIRYKAEVDFDGRALTRSYLEKHDLNALLEDMNKIQTIDDVEAFLLKHGENIVDMLGGEIDRIELKLRKKFPQIRHCDLEIL, from the exons ATGATCCCATTCGCAACTGCTATTTTCTCTAGATATGTAGGCAGTAGATATTTCCAGATAAGGAGTACTACATCTTTCTATTTAAGTACATCTCGAATTTGTAggaaagttaattataaaataggatTCAGTACAAAAACTGTAagatatgtacatatttctgCGTATAATAACTGTAAAAGTGAAGCAAAGAAATCGCAAGAACAAGAACAAGccaaagaaaataattcaCTAAAAGTGTCTGAGATCATTACTAAAAGTAAAGATAAGATAGTTGTTAAGACTGAGACTGatgaaagtaaaaaagtaacaaaGGTAACAATAGAAAGGCCAAAAGAAGCAGCAAGTCCTTCCTCTCAGACAGTTGCACCACCAG CTAAGAAAAGACTTCTCATTGATTTTTCTGCATCATATACCGAAAGGAATTTTATTACACCAATGCGGGCCATGACTGAATATCTATTGAAACAATCTGATCTTGAATCATTACCAAAAGTACTGCGAAGGTCTCCTTATGAATCGGAACCACCCATAACTGTATACTACAGAAAGGATGTTGAAGCTAAAGCCATTGAA gtCTGGACGTCAAAAGAAAGTTTGGAAAAAGAACTGTTAAGAAGAGAACTAGATCGAAGGAGATATGAACAAG atgtTTTTACTGTAAAACGAAGATTAAGAAATTATAGGAGAGAAATGGGACACAAACGTTTAAAACATGGAGTTGAAGAAATGGGACTGAAAACAGTATCGGGGCGAGTTGTTCTTACTGCTGTGGCCAT cAATGGAtgcaattttgttttcaagcTCTGTGCATGGCTGTACACCGGTTCTCATAGTTTATTCTCGGAATGCATTCATTCATTAGCAGATACAGTAAATCAGTTAATTTTGGCTTATGGAATACATAAATCGGTGCAg ATTGCAGACCCCGATCACCCATATGGGTACACCAACATGAGATATGTGTCATCACTGATTTCTGGTGTTGGTATCTTCTGTGTGGGCTGCGGACTTTCCTTCTATCATGGTGTCACTGGAATATTGGACCCGCAGCCGCTCCATGATTTTTATTGG GCATACTTCGTATTGGGCGGAGCCGTCGTCTCTGAGGGCGCCACTCTTATGGTGGCTTTGAGTGCGATCAGAAAGGGAGCTAAAGAAGCTAATATGTCATTGTATGATTATG tgaTTCGAAGCTCAGATCCGTCCGTCAATGTTGTATTATTCGAGGATACCGCTGCAGTAGCGGGTGTAATAGTAGCTGGTAGTTGTATGGCAATATCTCAGTATACTGGCAACCCTTTACCAGATGCAATCGGCTCATTGCTTGTGGGCACTCTGTTGGGTGGTGTTGCCTCATTTATCATTTTGAGTAATGTTGGTGCTTTGATTGGGAG atcAATCCGCCAAGAGCAACTTGATGAGATAAATAGCGTGTTAGAGAGAGATTTCATGATCCGAGCCATTCACGATGTCAAAGGAATCGACATTGGCAGCAATCTTATTAGATACAAG GCGGAAGTCGACTTCGACGGTAGAGCCCTCACGCGATCTTATTTAGAGAAACACGATCTGAATGCATTATTAGAG GATATGAATAAGATTCAAACAATAGATGATGTCGAAGCTTTCCTTCTGAAGCACGGGGAGAACATAGTTGACATGTTGGGGGGAGAGATTGACAGGATAGAATTAAAGTTACGG aaaaagtTTCCTCAAATACGACACTGCGATTTGGAGATTCTATAG
- the LOC110996531 gene encoding uncharacterized protein LOC110996531, whose protein sequence is MPASSINFYHMQDAKNNFDAIRPAPICSESNYFMGQCRNLHISTNCYYGYHNSSNRSEPIQDTEMIETTIDNPLKNPPVIENNTRKRCAEENEHSRCKRQRQEVQTMKKHGPETNENLKLDSTSEELMATLYWHIHGGNFYQCV, encoded by the exons ATGCCTGCTAGCAGTATTAACTTCTACCACATGCAAGAtgccaaaaataattttgacgcCATCCGGCCTGCACCCATTTGCAGTgaatctaattattttatgggTCAATGTCGCAACCTTCATATATCAACGAACTGCTATTATGGGTATCACAATTCTAGTAACAGATCTGAACCTATCCAAGATACGGAAATGATAGAAACTACTATTGATAATCCATTGAAGAATCCGCCAGTCATTGAAAACAACACAAGAAAGAGGTGTGCTGAAGAAAACGAACATTCGCGCTGTAAACGACAAAGGCAGG AAGTACAAACAATGAAAAAACATGGACCTGAGACTAACGAGAATTTGAAATTGGATTCTACATCAGAGGAATTAATGGCAACCTTATATTGGCATATTCACGGCGGGAACTTTTATCAGTGTGTGTGA